The Merismopedia glauca CCAP 1448/3 genome includes a region encoding these proteins:
- a CDS encoding cytochrome c oxidase subunit 3 — translation MQPIDTSLDTTLTAIAAPEISHAAHHDNRMFGFVVFLLSESVIFLSFFAGYIVYKTTSLDWFPAGVTGLEVREPMINTMILVSSSFTIYIAEKFLHHKNLWGFRAFWLLTIAMGSYFLYGQAVEWGGLPFGFGDGVFGGTFYLLTGFHGLHVLTGVLLQLIMLGRSFIPNEYNQGFFGIESTSLFWHFVDVIWIILFGLIYVWQ, via the coding sequence ATGCAACCAATTGACACTTCTCTGGATACTACTTTAACAGCGATCGCTGCTCCAGAAATCTCTCATGCAGCACATCATGACAACCGTATGTTTGGTTTCGTTGTGTTCCTGCTGTCTGAAAGTGTGATTTTCTTGAGCTTTTTTGCGGGATATATTGTTTATAAAACCACATCGCTTGATTGGTTCCCAGCAGGTGTCACAGGGCTGGAAGTGAGAGAACCGATGATTAATACGATGATTCTAGTATCGAGTAGCTTCACCATCTATATCGCTGAAAAATTTCTCCATCACAAAAATCTTTGGGGCTTCCGTGCTTTCTGGCTGCTGACGATCGCGATGGGTAGTTACTTCCTTTACGGTCAAGCAGTGGAATGGGGTGGATTGCCCTTTGGCTTTGGTGATGGCGTGTTTGGCGGTACGTTTTATCTGCTGACAGGATTTCACGGTTTGCACGTACTCACGGGTGTGCTGTTGCAGTTAATTATGTTGGGGCGATCGTTCATTCCCAATGAATACAACCAAGGTTTTTTTGGCATTGAGTCCACGTCGCTGTTCTGGCATTTTGTTGATGTTATCTGGATTATTTTGTTTGGGCTGATCTATGTTTGGCAGTGA
- a CDS encoding GMC oxidoreductase yields MIIDDQYYDLIIVGTGAGGGTLAQKLAPTGKKILILERGDFMPLEEQNRTNVDIFKRERYHAPEQWYDSAGEPFSPQMNYAVGGNTKIYGAALLRFRERDFETVKHQAGVSPEWCVKYSDFEPYYTEAEMLYKVHGQIAIDPTEPPHSADYPFPALVQTPEIAEISEAIAKLGLHPSPLPLGLTREDDDPTNDAEVSGIIPALKHPHVTLKTGAKVVYLHTNPSGRGVKGVEAEIGGQSYLFLADIVVLACGAVNSAALLLRSASDRHPQGLANSSQLVGRNLMKSLMTVVVQLSRKANSGVFQKTLCVNDFYGGDANFPYPMGHIYNSGGLLADPIFAEAPPLLSSLAKFMPEFGLKQLATRSIGWWIQTEDLPDSHNRVRVEGKKLLIEYTSNNSEAHDRLIYRWTDLLKSVEKNLKGLQQGMVHPRGEVPIQVVANQCGTCRFGNDPTTSVLDPNCRTHEVDNLYVVDSSFFPSNASVSPALTIMANALRVGEHLIERLR; encoded by the coding sequence ATGATTATTGATGACCAATACTACGATCTGATAATTGTAGGCACAGGTGCGGGTGGAGGAACCCTCGCCCAGAAACTGGCTCCCACGGGCAAGAAAATCTTGATTTTGGAGCGGGGCGATTTTATGCCCTTAGAGGAGCAGAATCGCACTAATGTTGATATATTCAAGCGGGAACGCTATCATGCCCCAGAACAGTGGTATGACAGTGCTGGAGAACCGTTTTCGCCCCAAATGAATTATGCCGTTGGTGGTAATACTAAAATTTATGGGGCTGCATTGCTGCGATTTCGGGAACGGGATTTTGAAACAGTTAAACATCAAGCGGGAGTTTCACCGGAATGGTGCGTGAAATACTCTGACTTTGAACCCTACTACACAGAAGCAGAAATGCTCTACAAAGTTCACGGTCAGATCGCGATCGATCCTACAGAACCTCCCCATAGTGCAGATTATCCCTTTCCAGCACTGGTTCAGACACCTGAAATTGCCGAAATTTCTGAAGCGATCGCGAAGCTTGGTCTTCACCCTTCTCCTCTGCCTTTAGGATTAACCCGCGAGGATGACGACCCCACCAACGATGCCGAAGTTAGCGGCATTATCCCTGCTTTAAAGCATCCCCATGTCACCCTGAAAACAGGAGCTAAGGTGGTTTATCTGCACACCAATCCATCGGGTCGTGGGGTGAAAGGGGTGGAAGCTGAGATCGGTGGACAATCTTACCTGTTTCTAGCAGATATTGTCGTACTGGCTTGCGGTGCGGTGAACTCAGCAGCGTTGCTGTTACGTTCGGCAAGCGATCGCCATCCTCAAGGTTTAGCCAACAGTTCCCAGCTAGTGGGACGAAATTTGATGAAAAGCTTGATGACTGTAGTAGTACAACTGAGTAGGAAGGCTAATTCTGGCGTTTTTCAAAAAACCCTATGTGTCAATGATTTCTATGGGGGTGATGCTAATTTCCCTTACCCAATGGGACACATTTATAATTCTGGTGGACTGCTGGCAGACCCGATCTTTGCCGAAGCCCCCCCTCTACTTTCCAGTTTGGCAAAATTTATGCCAGAGTTTGGGTTAAAGCAATTGGCAACCCGTTCGATCGGCTGGTGGATTCAGACTGAAGATTTGCCCGATTCCCATAACCGAGTCCGGGTTGAAGGCAAAAAACTGTTGATTGAGTATACTTCCAACAATAGCGAGGCACACGATCGCTTGATTTATCGCTGGACTGATTTGCTCAAAAGTGTGGAAAAAAATCTCAAGGGGCTTCAACAGGGGATGGTACATCCTCGTGGTGAAGTGCCGATTCAGGTGGTGGCAAACCAGTGTGGTACTTGTCGCTTTGGTAACGATCCCACCACCTCAGTCTTAGATCCCAACTGTCGTACCCATGAGGTGGACAATCTTTATGTGGTCGATAGCAGTTTCTTCCCATCGAATGCCAGCGTTAGTCCAGCTTTGACCATTATGGCAAATGCGTTGCGAGTAGGCGAGCATCTGATCGAACGGTTACGATAA